Below is a genomic region from candidate division WOR-3 bacterium.
TCATTAACCCGGCAGCAGCAATCGGATTACCCACACCTAATAAACCACCTGACGGACATACTGGTAATTCGCCATCTCTTTGTGTGACACCATCAACGGTTAATTGAGGTGCTTCGCCTCTTCCGCAGAGCATTAATCCTTCCATATGATGCAATTCTTTGTAATCAAACGGGTCATATGGTTCAGCAATATGGATTTGGTGTCTTGGGTCGGTAATACCGGCCATCTTATAAGCCATTCTTGCCGCTTCTTCCACATATCTGGGATAACACAAATCGCGATCTGTCCAATAAGCAGTATCTAAAGACCAACCAACACCTTCAATCCAAACCGGTTTATCCGTAACCCGACGAGCAATTGATTCATTAGTTAAAACCAAAGCAACCGCACCATCAGAAACTGGGCTTACATCCAGTCTTTGAACTGGCCAGGCTAGCACTTCTGATTTTAGGATATCATCTACGGTCACAGGTGCAGCAAGTTGAGCTGCAGGGTGGTTTAAGGCATTGTTTTTATTCTTAACCGCAACTAATGCAATATCTTCTTTTCTTAAGCCATAAGTGTTCATATAGCGATTCATCTCCAAAGCGAAAATCCAAAGAAGATTAGGTTTTAATGGTCGCTCAGTTGTATGGTCAAAAATCGTTAAGAATGCTGCTTGAGCATGAGGTTGAAAAGACGACATCTTTTCTTCACAAACTACTAAACAAGTGTCTATAACTCCTGAGGCAATATGATACCAACCTTGAGCCACTGCAAAAACACCTGTTCCACCGCCAACAAAACAACGCATATAAGGTTTACCAAATGCACCAGCGCCATCCGAGAGATATTCTCCTTTCATATGGACACCATCAAAAGTATCCGGCGCACTCCCTAACACAACCGCATCAATCTGGTCTAAAGTCATTTCACAAGATTCTAAAGCCATCTTAGTAGCGTGGAATGCCAGTTCTTTACCGGTTTCTTGTGCGCGCCGAACAAATTTTGTCATTCCGGCGCCAACAATTGCTACTCGATTTCCCATTGTAGCCTCCTAATTGGAAATTATTGCTACAACCGCACTGGTTGTAGGTAAGCCGCGCCAACTTTGAACCAATGCCGTTTTAGCATCTTGTATCTGATTCTTACCGGCATTACCGCGGAGTTGTTCTACTGCACAATATAATCGAGCCAAGCCCATTCCTTCGTATAAGTAACCCATACCTAACGCGCCCCCGGAAGGATTAACGGGAAATTCTCCGTTAATTTCAGTAACGCCTTGGTCAATTAATTGGCCAGCACCACATTCACAACATAATTTCAAGGCTATCATATGCTGTAGTTCTTTATAAGAAAAACGGTCATCAATCTCAGCAAAACATATTTCTTTTCTTGGGTCTGTAATTCCTGCCATTTTATAAGCCATTTCTGCGGCTTGAGTCACATATTCAAGATATACCCAGTTACGCGACTCTAAAGAGGGTGTGCCATTACACCAACCAATTGCTCTAATCCAGATTGGATTTTTGACCAGTTCTTTAGCTTTTTTTTCTGATGCCAAAACAATTACGATGGCACCATCAACCGGCTGAGCAATATCAAGTTCGGTTAAAGGACAAGAAATACCCTTTGCATAATTAAAATCTTCAAGGGTTAATTTTGTCCCCCGTCCAGCAATTGGATTATTTAAGGCGTTCTTACGATTTTTAATTACGACTTTGGCACATTGCTCATATGTGGTGCCAGTTTCAAAACAGAAACGATTCATCTCAAGTCCAGCAATAAAGTGTGTGTTAAGTTTAAGGGGCCGATTAAATATCGGGTCCTGGGCGCAGGCTTCGATTCCATCCGGTGTTAACATATTAGAAGCCTTAGAATGGGCTTCAACTACCGCGATATTAAATTGACCAGTTCTAATTTGTAAAAAGGCAGCGGCAATTCCATGGAGACCATCGCCTGTTATGGTATGCATTGGTTTCAGTGCGGAACCTAATTGGTCAGGCACATACTCGTCAAAGATTGATGTTCCTTCAATATAATCCTCAGCACAAGTGACAAAAGTATCAACATCCTTGCGTGGGTCAATTCCGCAATCGTCATATGCCTTGACTGCGGCTTCGAACATCAATTCTTTATACGAAACATCAGGTGAAATTGAGCGAAATTGAGTCGCGCCAATACCAATAATTGCAACTCTCTCATTCATTATACCTCCCTGATACAGGTGCATATCACGCACTTCTTTTTTGAGTTAATTTTAATTAATTGATTCCAATATTTATTTTGTTGAATATTTATAGTCAGATTGCAATAATTTTTTGTTGTCCATGGTGAAAAATGTAGAATATTATGCCTGTTCATTAATAGTAAAATCTTACTAAAAAGAAAAGCAGTGTCAAGGTAAAAATGCAATGTGGCCAAGTGAGAGTATACAGTTTATAAGATTAATAAAGATTAATTATATAGATAAAAATAGATAAAATAGATTATTATAACGAGTAGATAATACGGATGGGAAAAGGAGTTTGCGAAATTAGCCATAATGTCAATTAATAATTGATGAAAGAACACAAAAAAGTCAATTTTTACGATTGGATAAATTGAACTTGCTGAATATTTTTCTGCGGTTTTTCCGACACAGATGCGTGTCGCATGTGTTTTTGGCATTATTTCAGAACGCTTATTGATGAATTATCTTAATAGCAAAGAATTCAAAATTTGCTAAGTTCCAGCCTGTATTAAACCTAAATCGTTTTCGTTCATCATCAATTTTTCCGAATATCTACTGAAGTTAGTGTATAATTTATGTAAATTTAGACTTGATAGGTTAAAAATAAAGGTATATTCTCCTATGACGGACAATTTTAATAAAAAGAAAACACTCAATGGAAGAAAAAAGAACTTACACAAAATACTGACACTACCAAAATAAACCCAATCTTGACATTTAGCCAATCGAGTGTAAGATATAATAGAAAATTATAAAATGCGAAATGCGTTTTAATTTCAAGAAGATTGTATTTGTTATATGAAAATTAGATGTGCTAAATATGTTTCAATAAATCGGTTGTAAGATATGGAAATGGAAAATCAAGCATTTTTAATATGATTCAATAATTCTATTTATAGGAGTTAATTTATGTCAGGACATTCGAAATGGGCACAAATCAAACACAAGAAAGCCAAAGCCGATGTGGAACGAGGTCGAATTTTTTCTAAGTTGATAAGAGAAATCACTACTGCTGCACGGATTGGTGGTGGTGATATTAATGCTAATCCAAGATTGCGCACTGCAGTCGAATCTGCCCGGGCAGTCAATATGCCGGCAGAAAATATTGAACGCGCGATAAAAAAAGGAACCGGTGAGTTGCCGGGCACAAGTTATGAAGAAGTCGAATACGAAGGCTATGGTCCAGGCGGCGTTGCCATAATTGTGCGGGCACTTACGGACAATAAAAACCGCACGACTTCAGAAATTCGCCATATCTTTTCAAAATATGGTGGTAATTTAGGTAGTACGGGTTGTGTTGCCTGGCAGTTTCACCCCAAAGGCATTATTATGATTCCCCGCACCGAGTATGATGAGGATAAAATTTTCGCAATTGCTTTAGAAATTGGTGCTGAAGATGTCAAAACCGATTCCACTTCTTATCAAATTATCTTGTCTCCGGAAAATTTCCATACGGCAAAAAAGAAACTGGCGCAAGAAAATATTCAAATGAGCCATGCGGAATTAACACGCATACCTCAAAGCACAATCCCTTTAGATGAAAAAACTGCCGAACGGGTACTAAAATTATTTGAGCAATTAGAAGAACATGATGATGTTCAACAGGTCTTCGGTAATTTTGATATTTCGGATGAGATAATGGAAAAAGTTTCTCAAGAAGTTCTTAAAGAATAATACGATTTCAACCACTTAAAGATTCATAAAAGTTTCGAAAGACACTTCAAGAAAGATAGGTGTTAAAGTCTCA
It encodes:
- a CDS encoding thiolase domain-containing protein, with translation MGNRVAIVGAGMTKFVRRAQETGKELAFHATKMALESCEMTLDQIDAVVLGSAPDTFDGVHMKGEYLSDGAGAFGKPYMRCFVGGGTGVFAVAQGWYHIASGVIDTCLVVCEEKMSSFQPHAQAAFLTIFDHTTERPLKPNLLWIFALEMNRYMNTYGLRKEDIALVAVKNKNNALNHPAAQLAAPVTVDDILKSEVLAWPVQRLDVSPVSDGAVALVLTNESIARRVTDKPVWIEGVGWSLDTAYWTDRDLCYPRYVEEAARMAYKMAGITDPRHQIHIAEPYDPFDYKELHHMEGLMLCGRGEAPQLTVDGVTQRDGELPVCPSGGLLGVGNPIAAAGLM
- a CDS encoding YebC/PmpR family DNA-binding transcriptional regulator; amino-acid sequence: MSGHSKWAQIKHKKAKADVERGRIFSKLIREITTAARIGGGDINANPRLRTAVESARAVNMPAENIERAIKKGTGELPGTSYEEVEYEGYGPGGVAIIVRALTDNKNRTTSEIRHIFSKYGGNLGSTGCVAWQFHPKGIIMIPRTEYDEDKIFAIALEIGAEDVKTDSTSYQIILSPENFHTAKKKLAQENIQMSHAELTRIPQSTIPLDEKTAERVLKLFEQLEEHDDVQQVFGNFDISDEIMEKVSQEVLKE